Proteins from a genomic interval of Stenotrophomonas maltophilia:
- a CDS encoding ABC transporter transmembrane domain-containing protein, with the protein MTDKDGALASPPPLRRLGSLRTLWPFVRRHSGLFTAWLLALAVSSAATLSLPPAVKQMIDHGFSSGGQINRAFALLMLVAVVLALATAARFYFVSLLGEKVVADLRSRLYAHLIQLGAGFHDRSRSGELVSRLTADSELLRSVVGSTMSVALRSSVTVVGSLAMLFVTSPRLAAWSLLGIPLAVLPIIIGARKLRTVARSSQDRIADANSLASETLGAVRTVQAHAREPYERGRFDHALGDAIKAARRRIGAQSLVTASAILLVFGAIVGVLWLGAHDVIDGRLSAGTLGQFVLYALIGGGSVGALAEVWNELQRAAGGMGRIGELLQEDIEIRAPAQPHVLPQPLRGEIQFDDVVFHYPQRPDQAALDHFNLHVRPGETVALVGPSGAGKSTVLSMLLRFHDPAGGRICVDGIDVRQVDPAELRAQLALVPQQPTLFAASARDNIRYGRLQASDSEVEAAARAAEADGFLRALPQGYDSELGERGARLSGGQQQRVAIARALLKDAPILLLDEATSALDAQSEHGVQQALERLMAGRTTLVIAHRLATVLKADRIVVMDQGRIVAEGTHAQLLAEGGLYAELARLQFID; encoded by the coding sequence ATGACTGACAAGGACGGCGCCCTCGCCTCGCCCCCGCCGCTGCGCCGCCTCGGCAGCCTGCGCACGCTATGGCCGTTCGTGCGCCGCCACAGTGGCCTGTTCACCGCCTGGCTGCTGGCCCTGGCGGTGTCTTCGGCGGCCACGCTGAGCCTGCCGCCGGCGGTCAAGCAGATGATCGACCATGGCTTCAGCAGCGGCGGCCAGATCAACCGCGCCTTCGCCCTGCTGATGCTGGTGGCCGTGGTGCTGGCCCTGGCCACCGCCGCACGCTTCTACTTCGTGTCACTGCTGGGCGAAAAGGTCGTGGCTGACCTGCGCAGCCGCCTGTACGCCCACCTGATCCAGCTCGGTGCCGGGTTCCATGACCGCAGCCGCAGCGGCGAGCTGGTCTCGCGCCTGACCGCCGACAGTGAACTGCTGCGCAGCGTGGTCGGCTCGACCATGTCGGTGGCATTGCGCAGCAGCGTTACGGTGGTTGGCAGCCTGGCGATGCTGTTCGTCACCAGCCCACGGCTGGCGGCGTGGTCGCTGCTGGGCATCCCGCTTGCGGTCCTGCCGATCATCATCGGTGCGCGCAAGCTGCGCACTGTCGCGCGCAGCAGCCAGGACCGCATCGCCGATGCCAACAGCCTGGCCAGCGAGACCCTGGGCGCCGTACGGACGGTGCAGGCGCATGCACGCGAGCCCTACGAGCGCGGCCGCTTCGATCACGCACTGGGCGATGCCATCAAGGCCGCGCGGCGCCGCATCGGTGCGCAGTCGCTGGTCACCGCCAGCGCCATCCTGCTGGTGTTCGGCGCCATCGTCGGCGTGCTGTGGCTGGGTGCGCACGATGTCATCGACGGTCGCCTCAGCGCAGGCACCCTGGGCCAGTTCGTGCTGTATGCACTGATCGGCGGTGGCTCGGTCGGTGCGCTGGCCGAAGTCTGGAACGAACTGCAGCGCGCGGCCGGCGGCATGGGCCGCATCGGCGAACTGCTGCAGGAAGACATCGAGATCCGCGCGCCGGCGCAGCCGCACGTGCTGCCGCAGCCGCTGCGTGGCGAGATCCAGTTCGACGACGTGGTGTTCCACTATCCGCAGCGCCCGGACCAGGCCGCGCTGGACCATTTCAACCTGCATGTCCGCCCGGGTGAGACCGTGGCTTTGGTCGGCCCGTCGGGCGCAGGCAAGAGCACGGTGCTGTCGATGCTGCTGCGCTTCCACGATCCGGCCGGTGGCCGCATCTGCGTGGATGGCATCGACGTGCGCCAGGTCGACCCGGCCGAACTGCGCGCGCAGCTGGCGCTGGTGCCGCAACAGCCGACGCTGTTCGCGGCCAGTGCACGCGACAACATCCGCTATGGCCGCCTGCAGGCCAGCGACAGCGAGGTCGAGGCTGCCGCACGCGCCGCCGAGGCGGACGGCTTCCTGCGCGCGTTGCCGCAGGGCTATGACAGTGAGCTGGGCGAGCGTGGCGCCCGCTTGTCCGGCGGCCAGCAGCAGCGTGTGGCGATTGCCCGCGCACTGCTGAAGGACGCACCGATCCTGTTGCTGGACGAAGCCACCAGCGCGCTGGACGCACAGAGCGAGCATGGCGTGCAGCAGGCCCTGGAGCGCTTGATGGCGGGCCGCACCACGCTGGTGATCGCGCACCGCCTGGCCACCGTACTCAAGGCCGACCGTATCGTGGTGATGGACCAGGGCCGCATCGTGGCGGAAGGGACGCACGCACAGCTGCTGGCCGAAGGCGGCCTGTACGCTGAACTGGCACGACTGCAGTTCATCGATTGA
- a CDS encoding IMPACT family protein yields the protein MLDTLAQPVSHTLEVKHSRFIAHAAPIDGAPAALAFLQQVAVADATHNCWAYRHGQDYRSSDDGEPAGTAGRPILAAIDGQGFDRVMVVVTRWFGGIKLGAGGLVRAYGGAAAECLRTAPRLALVAMARLQLQAGFEDLGTLHAALPAFGAEKRDEQFDANGVRLRVELPADQVGALKIRLRDATRDRIRIEDDHQDD from the coding sequence ATGCTCGATACCCTCGCCCAGCCCGTCAGCCACACGCTGGAAGTCAAACACAGCCGCTTCATCGCCCATGCCGCGCCGATCGACGGCGCCCCCGCAGCGCTGGCGTTCCTGCAACAGGTTGCCGTGGCCGACGCCACGCACAACTGCTGGGCCTACCGGCATGGCCAGGACTACCGCTCCAGCGATGATGGCGAGCCGGCAGGCACCGCCGGGCGGCCGATCCTGGCCGCGATCGACGGGCAGGGGTTCGACCGGGTGATGGTGGTGGTGACGCGCTGGTTCGGTGGCATCAAGCTCGGGGCCGGCGGCCTGGTCCGGGCGTACGGCGGCGCCGCCGCAGAATGCCTGCGCACCGCACCGCGGCTGGCGCTGGTCGCCATGGCACGGCTACAGCTGCAGGCCGGCTTCGAAGATCTGGGTACCCTGCATGCGGCCCTGCCGGCATTCGGCGCGGAGAAGCGCGATGAACAGTTCGACGCGAACGGGGTGCGCCTGCGCGTTGAATTGCCGGCCGATCAGGTCGGCGCATTGAAAATCCGCCTGCGCGACGCCACTCGTGACCGTATCCGCATAGAAGACGACCACCAGGATGACTGA
- a CDS encoding RNA polymerase sigma factor, producing the protein MLAWAGGDLRAFESLYARHRKRLFGFLLRQLRDNALAEEIFQDVWQRVISARAGWQPEAAFSTWLFRIAHNRLNDHWRAARHRPAAPADADLRLAAIEDGQTPEGELSEFEQRRRIQLAMEQLPPEQREVLQLRLDQELSLEEIGQITGVGRETVKSRLRYAMDKLRAGLNA; encoded by the coding sequence ATGCTGGCCTGGGCCGGTGGCGACCTGCGTGCGTTCGAAAGCCTGTATGCGCGCCATCGCAAGCGCCTGTTCGGCTTCCTGCTGCGGCAACTGCGCGACAACGCGCTGGCCGAGGAGATCTTCCAGGACGTCTGGCAGCGGGTGATCAGCGCGCGCGCCGGCTGGCAACCCGAGGCAGCGTTCAGCACCTGGCTGTTCCGCATCGCCCACAACCGCCTGAACGACCATTGGCGTGCCGCCCGTCATCGCCCGGCTGCACCGGCCGACGCCGATCTGCGCCTGGCAGCGATCGAGGATGGGCAGACCCCGGAAGGCGAGCTTTCCGAATTCGAACAACGTCGCCGCATCCAGCTGGCGATGGAACAACTGCCGCCCGAGCAGCGCGAAGTGCTGCAGCTGCGGCTGGATCAGGAACTGAGCCTGGAGGAGATCGGCCAGATCACCGGCGTGGGCCGGGAAACCGTGAAATCGCGGCTGCGCTATGCGATGGACAAGCTGCGTGCGGGACTGAACGCATGA
- a CDS encoding TIGR00730 family Rossman fold protein: MKSICVYCGSNAGSKPAYTERAIALGDRIARDGLRLVYGGGNVGLMGTVANAVLAAGGEVTGVIPRQLADWEVAHRGLTELEIVGSMHERKSRMFDLADGFVTLPGGFGTMEEIFEMLTWRQLGIGNKPCAFLDVEGFYAPLIGMIDRMVEERFLHPDQRQDLWYGSDIEEMLEWMKNYQPAQASKWIDEKRRAALR; encoded by the coding sequence ATGAAATCGATCTGTGTGTACTGTGGTTCCAACGCTGGCAGCAAGCCGGCCTACACCGAACGCGCCATTGCCCTGGGTGACCGCATCGCCCGCGATGGCCTGCGCCTGGTGTATGGCGGCGGCAACGTCGGCCTGATGGGAACCGTGGCCAATGCCGTGCTCGCCGCCGGCGGCGAGGTGACCGGCGTGATCCCGCGCCAGTTGGCCGATTGGGAAGTGGCCCACCGTGGCCTGACCGAACTGGAAATCGTCGGTTCGATGCATGAGCGCAAGTCGCGCATGTTCGACCTCGCCGATGGCTTCGTTACCCTTCCCGGCGGCTTCGGCACCATGGAAGAGATCTTCGAGATGCTGACCTGGCGCCAGCTGGGCATCGGCAACAAGCCATGCGCGTTCCTCGACGTGGAAGGCTTCTACGCCCCGTTGATCGGCATGATCGACCGCATGGTGGAAGAGCGCTTCCTGCACCCGGACCAGCGCCAGGACCTGTGGTACGGCTCGGACATCGAAGAGATGCTGGAGTGGATGAAGAATTACCAGCCGGCGCAGGCCTCGAAATGGATCGACGAGAAGCGCCGCGCCGCCCTGCGATGA
- a CDS encoding aminotransferase class III-fold pyridoxal phosphate-dependent enzyme, which produces MSFIERLAPLRNQPGARLTSGLDDATLTALSANHPQLIAAVDAAAEEFARVQADLGPLLAQDEQAQIDAMQDGFVNFYADDAVTPYVALAARGPWVVTLKGAVLYDAGGYGMLGFGHTPDAVLEAMARPQVMANIMTPSLSQQRFITALRAEIGHRRGGCPFARFMCLNSGSEAVGLAARIADVNAKLQTDPGARHAGAAIKRVVVKGSFHGRTDRPALYSDSSRKSYMQHLASYRGEDSVITVAPYDEAGLRKVFEDAARNQWFIEAVFLEPVMGEGDPGRSVPPSFYAVARELTRAHGSLLLLDSIQAGLRAHGVLSVVDYPGFEGLDPPDMETYSKALNAAQYPLSVLAVTEHAAQLYRKGIYGNTMTSNPRALDVACATLAQLTPQVRANIAERGAEAVRKLEQLKNELGGLITKVQGTGLLFSCELAPQFKCYGANSTEEWLRQHGINVIHGGENSLRFTPHFGMDSEELDLLVGMVGRALREGPRREQAAAA; this is translated from the coding sequence ATGAGCTTCATCGAACGCCTCGCCCCCCTGCGCAACCAGCCCGGCGCCCGCCTTACCTCCGGTCTGGACGATGCCACCCTGACCGCCCTGTCCGCCAACCACCCGCAGCTGATCGCCGCGGTGGACGCCGCCGCCGAGGAATTCGCGCGCGTACAGGCCGACCTGGGGCCGCTGCTGGCGCAGGACGAACAGGCGCAGATCGACGCGATGCAGGACGGTTTCGTCAATTTCTATGCCGATGACGCGGTGACCCCGTACGTGGCGCTGGCCGCGCGCGGCCCGTGGGTGGTCACCCTGAAGGGCGCCGTGCTGTACGACGCCGGCGGCTACGGCATGCTCGGCTTCGGGCACACCCCGGACGCCGTGCTGGAGGCGATGGCCCGCCCGCAGGTGATGGCCAACATCATGACCCCCAGCCTGTCGCAGCAGCGCTTCATCACTGCCCTGCGCGCCGAGATCGGCCACCGCCGTGGCGGTTGCCCGTTTGCCCGTTTCATGTGCCTGAATTCCGGCTCCGAAGCGGTCGGCCTGGCCGCGCGCATCGCCGACGTCAACGCCAAGCTGCAGACCGACCCGGGTGCTCGCCACGCCGGCGCTGCGATCAAGCGCGTGGTGGTCAAGGGCAGCTTCCATGGCCGTACCGACCGCCCTGCCCTCTATTCGGATTCCAGCCGCAAGAGCTACATGCAGCACCTGGCCAGCTACCGTGGCGAGGACTCGGTGATCACCGTGGCGCCGTACGACGAAGCCGGCCTGCGCAAGGTGTTCGAGGACGCCGCGCGCAACCAGTGGTTCATCGAGGCGGTGTTCCTGGAGCCGGTGATGGGCGAAGGCGACCCGGGCCGTTCGGTGCCGCCGTCGTTCTATGCCGTGGCCCGCGAACTGACCCGTGCCCATGGCAGCCTGCTGCTGCTCGACTCGATCCAGGCCGGCCTGCGTGCGCATGGCGTGCTGTCGGTGGTCGATTACCCGGGCTTCGAAGGCCTGGACCCGCCGGACATGGAGACCTACTCCAAGGCGCTCAACGCCGCGCAGTACCCGCTGTCGGTGCTGGCGGTGACCGAGCATGCCGCGCAGCTGTACCGCAAGGGCATCTATGGCAACACCATGACCAGCAACCCGCGCGCGCTGGATGTGGCCTGCGCCACCCTGGCCCAGCTGACCCCGCAGGTGCGCGCCAACATCGCCGAGCGTGGTGCCGAGGCCGTGCGCAAGCTTGAACAGCTGAAGAACGAGCTGGGCGGGCTGATCACCAAGGTGCAGGGCACCGGCCTGCTGTTCTCCTGCGAGCTGGCCCCGCAGTTCAAGTGCTACGGCGCCAACTCCACAGAGGAATGGCTGCGCCAGCACGGCATCAACGTGATCCACGGTGGCGAGAACTCGCTGCGCTTCACCCCGCACTTCGGCATGGACAGCGAGGAGCTGGACCTGCTGGTGGGCATGGTCGGCCGCGCCCTGCGTGAAGGCCCGCGCCGCGAGCAGGCCGCGGCGGCGTAA
- the queA gene encoding tRNA preQ1(34) S-adenosylmethionine ribosyltransferase-isomerase QueA has translation MRAIVDLLPPTALKKSDFHYDLPAELIAQAPLAERSASRLLLVPPAPDAFTDLQVRDLPSLLQPGDLLVFNDTRVIPARLFGQKASGGRVEILIERLLGAQQARAQVGASKSPKAGSRIALDAGGEAEVLGRDGEFYVLQFHVPESLEQWLLHAGRLPLPPYIQREPGVDDRERYQTVFAREVGAVAAPTAGLHFDEPLLAALKDKGVEFGHVTLHVGAGTFQPVRADDLKDHVMHREWLNVGAELVQQVRRTRAGGGRVIGVGTTVVRALESAMRDGELLPFVGETQIFITPGYRIRSVDAMVTNFHLPESTLLMMISAFAGKERVFEAYQHAIEQRYRFFSYGDAMLLFPQAG, from the coding sequence ATGCGCGCCATTGTCGACCTGTTGCCGCCCACTGCCTTGAAGAAGTCCGATTTCCACTACGACCTGCCGGCTGAACTGATCGCGCAGGCACCCCTGGCCGAACGTTCCGCAAGCCGCCTGCTGCTGGTGCCGCCGGCGCCCGATGCCTTCACCGATCTGCAGGTGCGCGACCTGCCGTCGCTGCTGCAGCCGGGCGACCTGCTGGTGTTCAACGACACCCGGGTGATCCCGGCGCGCCTGTTCGGGCAGAAGGCCAGCGGTGGCCGCGTGGAGATCCTGATCGAGCGCCTGCTCGGCGCCCAGCAGGCACGCGCGCAGGTCGGCGCCAGCAAGTCGCCGAAGGCGGGCAGCCGCATCGCGCTGGATGCCGGTGGCGAAGCCGAGGTGCTGGGCCGCGATGGCGAGTTCTACGTGCTGCAGTTCCATGTGCCGGAATCGCTGGAACAATGGCTGCTGCATGCCGGCCGCCTGCCGCTGCCGCCGTACATCCAGCGCGAGCCGGGCGTGGACGACCGCGAGCGCTACCAGACCGTGTTCGCGCGCGAAGTGGGCGCGGTGGCGGCGCCGACCGCCGGCCTGCATTTCGACGAACCGCTGCTGGCTGCGCTGAAGGACAAGGGCGTGGAGTTCGGCCACGTCACCCTGCACGTGGGTGCGGGCACCTTCCAGCCGGTGCGTGCCGATGACCTGAAGGACCACGTGATGCACCGCGAGTGGCTGAACGTCGGCGCCGAGCTGGTGCAGCAGGTGCGGCGCACGCGCGCCGGCGGCGGCCGCGTGATCGGCGTCGGCACCACCGTGGTGCGCGCGCTGGAAAGCGCGATGCGCGATGGCGAGCTGCTGCCGTTCGTCGGAGAAACGCAGATCTTCATCACCCCGGGTTATCGCATCCGCAGTGTCGATGCGATGGTGACCAACTTCCACCTGCCGGAAAGCACGCTGCTGATGATGATCTCTGCGTTCGCCGGCAAGGAGCGCGTGTTCGAGGCCTACCAGCACGCGATCGAGCAGCGCTATCGCTTCTTCAGCTACGGCGACGCGATGCTGCTGTTCCCGCAGGCAGGCTGA
- the tgt gene encoding tRNA guanosine(34) transglycosylase Tgt — protein MSRLQFQLQTRDGRARRGRLTFPRGTVETPAFMPVGTYGSVKGILPDQVRALGAEIILGNTFHLYLRPGLDIIADHGGLHGFCRWDGPILTDSGGFQVFSLAHRRKITEQGVTFASPTDGARVFLGPEESMKIQKVLDSDVVMIFDECTPYPATEDVARRSMELSLRWAQRSRNAHDELGNDAALFGIVQGGVHTDLRSRSAEALQAIGFDGYAIGGLAVGEPEHERNAMLDHLDPELPGDRPRYLMGVGRPEDLVEGVARGVDMFDCVMPTRNARNGHYFTSFGTVRIRNSQYARDMDPIEPGCGCVACTGGYTRSYLRHLDRCNEMLAPMLGTLHNLFYYEKLMADIRAAIEAGTFLAFRESFYAARGAVAPPL, from the coding sequence ATGTCCCGATTGCAGTTCCAGCTCCAGACCCGCGACGGCCGTGCCCGCCGTGGCCGCCTGACCTTTCCGCGTGGCACGGTGGAAACGCCGGCCTTCATGCCGGTGGGGACCTATGGCTCGGTCAAGGGCATCCTGCCGGACCAGGTGCGTGCGCTGGGCGCCGAGATCATCCTCGGCAACACCTTCCACCTGTATCTGCGCCCGGGCCTGGACATCATCGCCGACCACGGCGGCCTGCACGGTTTCTGCCGCTGGGATGGCCCGATCCTGACCGACTCCGGCGGCTTCCAGGTGTTCTCGCTGGCCCACCGCCGCAAGATCACCGAGCAGGGCGTGACCTTTGCCTCGCCCACCGACGGTGCCCGTGTGTTCCTGGGGCCGGAAGAGAGCATGAAGATCCAGAAGGTGCTCGATTCGGACGTGGTGATGATCTTCGACGAGTGCACCCCGTACCCGGCCACCGAGGATGTGGCGCGCCGCTCGATGGAGCTGAGCCTGCGCTGGGCCCAGCGCAGCCGCAACGCGCATGACGAGCTCGGCAACGACGCGGCCCTGTTCGGCATCGTCCAGGGCGGCGTGCACACCGACCTGCGCAGCCGTTCGGCCGAGGCCCTGCAGGCGATCGGCTTCGACGGCTACGCCATCGGCGGCCTGGCCGTGGGCGAGCCCGAGCACGAGCGCAACGCCATGCTCGACCACCTGGACCCGGAGCTGCCGGGCGACCGCCCGCGCTACCTGATGGGCGTGGGCCGGCCGGAGGATCTGGTCGAGGGTGTCGCACGTGGCGTGGACATGTTCGATTGCGTGATGCCAACCCGGAATGCGCGCAACGGCCACTATTTCACCTCGTTCGGCACCGTCCGCATCCGCAATTCCCAGTACGCGCGGGACATGGACCCGATCGAGCCGGGCTGCGGCTGCGTGGCCTGCACCGGCGGCTACACCCGGTCCTACCTGCGCCACCTGGACCGCTGCAACGAGATGCTGGCACCGATGCTGGGCACCCTGCACAACCTGTTCTATTACGAAAAGCTGATGGCCGACATCCGCGCGGCGATCGAGGCGGGAACCTTCCTGGCCTTCCGTGAGTCTTTCTACGCGGCACGCGGGGCAGTTGCCCCGCCCCTGTAA
- the yajC gene encoding preprotein translocase subunit YajC, whose amino-acid sequence MNLLAFLIPAAHAQAAGGQPQGMGLTTLLFPVILIAIMYFLMIRPQMKRQKEHKAMLEKIKRGDEVLTNGGIAGVVTDIGDNFITIEVADNVRIRVQKGAVGNVLPAGTLKSAQ is encoded by the coding sequence ATGAACCTGCTTGCCTTCCTGATTCCCGCCGCCCACGCCCAGGCCGCCGGCGGCCAACCGCAGGGCATGGGCCTGACCACGCTGCTGTTCCCGGTCATCCTGATCGCCATCATGTACTTCCTGATGATCCGCCCGCAGATGAAGCGGCAGAAGGAGCACAAGGCCATGCTGGAGAAGATCAAGCGTGGCGACGAAGTGCTGACCAACGGCGGCATCGCCGGCGTGGTCACCGACATCGGCGACAACTTCATCACCATCGAAGTGGCCGACAACGTGCGCATCCGCGTGCAGAAGGGCGCTGTCGGCAACGTGCTGCCGGCCGGTACCCTGAAGTCGGCCCAATAA
- the secD gene encoding protein translocase subunit SecD, whose amino-acid sequence MLEFPRWKYVVILIVLALSALYALPNIYQKDPAVQITANRGGTVDDALRDRVLADLKKAGVDTIGAEKEGESLIVRLPDLKAQSAASDALRDTVGEKYTVALNLASTVPDWLANLGGRPMVLGLDLQGGVHFVLQVDQKAALDKRLDAYTEDVRSTLRDARIAYQSVERRADNSIVANLSPSAGDDAAQRARTALVKAQPTLGYDVSGNRITVTVPETEIAQIANGAIEQNINTLRNRVNQLGVAEPIIQRQGADRVVVQLPGVQDTAEAKRMIGATATLEYRAVVEGNAQDAIDSGRIPPEAKVYQRRDGGGPILLNKRVIVTGDQMVGAQAVTDSTSGAPAVSVTLNNVGGQRMFDFTSANVNKPMAVVYTERVPTVTVVDGQEVRGFKVNEEVISVANINGVFGKNFQTTGLQKKEADDLAKLLKSGSLAAPMDFVEERVVGPSLGAENVKNGMRAVVFAFLFTLVFFSVYYRMFGVITSAAMLFNLLIVVAVMSLFGATMTLPGFAGLALSVGLSVDANVLINERIREELRAGVPGKTAIVTGYERASGTILDANLTGLIVGVALFAFGTGPLKGFALTMIIGIFASMFTAITVSRALATLIYGRRKKLQNVAI is encoded by the coding sequence ATGCTCGAATTTCCACGCTGGAAGTACGTCGTCATCCTGATCGTACTGGCGCTCAGTGCGCTGTACGCACTGCCCAACATCTACCAGAAGGACCCGGCCGTCCAGATCACCGCCAACCGTGGCGGAACGGTCGACGACGCGCTGCGCGACCGTGTTCTGGCCGACCTGAAGAAGGCCGGCGTGGACACCATCGGTGCCGAGAAGGAAGGGGAGAGCCTGATTGTCCGCCTGCCGGACCTGAAGGCGCAGTCCGCCGCCAGCGACGCCCTGCGTGACACCGTCGGCGAGAAGTACACCGTGGCCCTGAACCTGGCTTCGACCGTGCCGGACTGGCTGGCCAACCTCGGCGGTCGTCCGATGGTGCTGGGCCTGGACCTGCAGGGTGGTGTGCACTTCGTGCTGCAGGTCGACCAGAAGGCCGCCCTGGACAAGCGCCTGGACGCCTACACCGAAGACGTGCGCAGCACCCTGCGTGACGCACGCATCGCGTACCAGTCGGTGGAGCGCCGCGCTGACAACAGCATCGTGGCCAACCTGAGCCCGTCCGCCGGTGATGACGCCGCGCAGCGTGCCCGTACGGCCCTGGTCAAGGCGCAGCCGACGCTCGGCTACGACGTCAGCGGCAACCGCATCACGGTCACCGTGCCGGAGACCGAGATCGCGCAGATCGCCAATGGCGCCATCGAGCAGAACATCAACACCCTGCGCAACCGCGTGAACCAGCTCGGCGTGGCCGAGCCGATCATCCAGCGCCAGGGTGCCGACCGCGTGGTCGTGCAGCTGCCCGGCGTGCAGGACACTGCCGAAGCCAAGCGCATGATCGGCGCCACCGCCACTCTGGAATACCGTGCGGTGGTCGAGGGCAACGCGCAGGACGCGATCGACTCCGGTCGTATCCCGCCGGAAGCGAAGGTCTATCAGCGCCGTGACGGCGGTGGTCCGATCCTGCTGAACAAGCGCGTGATCGTCACCGGCGACCAGATGGTCGGCGCGCAGGCGGTGACCGACTCCACCAGCGGTGCACCGGCGGTCAGCGTGACGCTGAACAACGTCGGCGGCCAGCGCATGTTCGATTTCACCAGCGCCAACGTGAACAAGCCGATGGCGGTGGTGTATACCGAGCGCGTGCCGACCGTGACCGTGGTTGACGGCCAGGAAGTGCGTGGCTTCAAGGTCAACGAGGAAGTGATCTCGGTGGCCAACATCAACGGCGTGTTCGGCAAGAACTTCCAGACCACCGGCCTGCAGAAGAAGGAAGCCGACGACCTGGCCAAGCTGCTGAAGTCCGGCTCGCTGGCCGCGCCGATGGACTTCGTCGAAGAGCGCGTGGTCGGCCCGAGCCTCGGCGCCGAAAACGTCAAGAACGGCATGCGCGCGGTGGTGTTCGCGTTCCTGTTCACCCTGGTGTTCTTCAGCGTGTACTACCGCATGTTCGGTGTGATCACCTCGGCAGCGATGCTGTTCAACCTGCTGATCGTGGTGGCGGTGATGTCGCTGTTCGGCGCGACCATGACCTTGCCGGGCTTCGCCGGCCTGGCGTTGTCGGTCGGCTTGTCGGTGGACGCCAACGTGCTGATCAACGAGCGTATCCGTGAAGAACTGCGTGCCGGCGTGCCGGGCAAGACCGCGATCGTGACCGGTTACGAGCGTGCCTCGGGCACCATCCTCGACGCCAACCTGACCGGCCTGATCGTCGGCGTCGCGCTGTTCGCATTCGGTACCGGTCCGCTGAAGGGCTTCGCGCTGACCATGATCATCGGTATTTTCGCCTCCATGTTCACCGCGATCACCGTGTCGCGTGCGCTGGCGACGCTGATCTACGGCCGTCGCAAGAAGCTCCAGAACGTGGCCATCTGA
- the secF gene encoding protein translocase subunit SecF translates to MKLFPLHILPNDTKIDFMRWRHVAMAVTIVVFLASIAIIGIKGFNYALDFTGGTLIEARFDKAVDVEQVRNKLEQNGFEGAQVQSVGGNTDLLIRLAPHGEHAPGTGDAAAEDKATAAAVVKALSTADNQATVLRNEFVGPQIGKDLAMNGLYATIFMLAGFLIYIAVRFEWKFAVTASIVAMFDLIVTVAYVSLLGREFDLTVLAGLLSVMGFAINDIIVVFDRVRENFRSLRVDSMEVLNRSINQTLSRTVITAVMFFLSALALYMYGGSSMEGLAETHMIGAVIVVLSSILVAVPMLTIGFLRVSKQDLLPKAKDVEALARRP, encoded by the coding sequence ATGAAACTGTTTCCGCTGCACATCCTCCCGAACGACACCAAGATCGACTTCATGCGTTGGCGCCATGTCGCCATGGCAGTCACCATCGTGGTGTTCCTGGCCTCGATTGCCATCATCGGCATCAAGGGCTTCAACTACGCGCTGGACTTCACCGGCGGCACCCTGATCGAAGCCCGCTTCGACAAGGCGGTGGACGTCGAGCAGGTCCGCAACAAGCTCGAGCAGAATGGCTTCGAAGGCGCCCAGGTACAGAGCGTCGGTGGCAACACCGACCTGCTGATCCGCCTGGCCCCGCACGGTGAGCATGCGCCGGGTACCGGTGACGCCGCCGCCGAGGACAAGGCGACCGCCGCAGCCGTGGTGAAGGCCCTGTCCACCGCCGACAACCAGGCCACCGTGCTCCGCAACGAGTTCGTGGGCCCGCAGATCGGCAAGGACCTGGCGATGAATGGCCTGTACGCCACCATCTTCATGCTGGCCGGCTTCCTGATCTACATCGCGGTGCGCTTCGAGTGGAAGTTCGCGGTCACCGCCAGCATCGTGGCGATGTTCGACCTGATCGTGACGGTGGCTTACGTGTCCCTGCTGGGCCGTGAGTTCGACCTGACCGTGCTGGCCGGCCTGCTGTCGGTGATGGGCTTTGCGATCAACGACATCATCGTGGTCTTTGACCGCGTCCGCGAGAACTTCCGCAGCCTGCGCGTGGACTCGATGGAAGTGCTGAACCGTTCGATCAACCAGACGCTGTCGCGTACGGTGATCACCGCGGTGATGTTCTTCCTGTCCGCGCTTGCCCTGTACATGTACGGCGGCAGCTCGATGGAAGGCCTGGCCGAGACGCACATGATCGGTGCGGTGATCGTGGTGCTGTCCTCGATCCTGGTGGCGGTGCCGATGCTGACGATCGGCTTCCTGCGCGTCAGCAAGCAGGACCTGCTGCCGAAGGCAAAGGACGTCGAGGCCCTGGCCCGTCGCCCGTAA